The DNA window CCTTCTCAAGAGCATCGACTCGATAACTGGTGATTCTGCTACCGCCGTCATTCTCAGGCTTGACCCATGCAAGTGAGACACTTTCCTTGGTGATCTCGGTGACTTCGATGGTTGGTGGCGGGCTGGGTTTTTCTGAAATCGAGAAGAAACTACCGTTTTTAAATAACACACTAAAATGAAAtcttaaacaaatattttaaagCTTACATTTGGACTTTCAGTTCTAGTATACCTGTAATCATTGCTCCATATTTGGTCTCAGCTGACAGGCCGACTCCATACTCGTTTTCACCACTGACTCTGAAGTAGTACACTCCACCCTCTTGTAGGTCTGACACTCTGTAGGTCAGACGAGGACATGAATCTGTGACTCTGGTCCATCCCTTGTTGCTCACCTCACGAATATCAACAAGGTAGTTTGTGACCGCAGCGCCGCCTTCGTTTTCTGGGGTATCCCATGTAACTGTTGCAGAGCTCTTGGTAACATCCTTGACCCCAACACGGCATGGTGGGCCAGGAGAGTCAAGAACCCTGACATTTAATGTACATGTGACTTTTCCAGCAGCATTTTGTAAAGTCACCGTATATTTTCCAGAGTCGTCTCTTGTTGCTTGTTCCACTGTGATAGACGTGACGGTATCAGTGGTATGAATACTGGCCCTCACTCTCAGGTCAACATCTGCCTTGTCCCACATAACGTTAGGAACAGGCTTGCCCCTGAATGGCACAGTTAAGGTGAATGAACCGCCGTCCTTTACGAGAAGAGTCTTTCGCATCTCATTGCTGATATTAAACTGTGGTTCCTCTTCTCTGTCCTCAGCTACTTGTGGATCAGTGGGAGGGCTTGGCTCACTGACACCAATCTTGTTGATGGATTTGACAACAAATATGTATTCTGCTCCAGATGTCAATCCAACGACAGTGAATTCAGTGTTCTCTGTGTTTGAAACACCGACGCACCAGTCCTCTTCATCCGTTCTCTTACATTCAACACAGTATCCCGTTACAGAAGCTCCCCCATCAAACAATGGCTTACTCCATGAAAGAGTTACAGAAGTCTTGGTTGAGTCAATGACTTTGGGTTTAGCTGGTGGCGATGGCAGGAATTGTGGATCCTCCGCTTTTGTCAGTTGGCAAGGAATACTTGGGGGACTCAAGCCTGCAGCATTTTCTGCATAGACTCTGTACTCATACTCACACCCCTCACAGAGATTGGATGCCTTGACCCTAACGTCATACACAGGCTTCGTGTTCACCTGTACCCAGCGCAATCCAGATTTCTCTCGTTTCTCAATAACGTAGCCAGAAATGCTGCTTCCTCCATCGGACTCAGGTCTTTTCCAACAGATTGTCATCGTCTCACTTGTTATACTGGTGATTTCAACATCTGTCGGTGCAGCAGGGACAGTGAATGGATCTGTGGCCATGGTTGGCTCACTCTCCAAGGCTTCACCTTCTCCATATTCATTCACTGCCCTTACTCTGAAGATGTATTCTTTTCCTTTACGCAGATTGGTGACCTTGCATGTTGTAGCCTTCATGTCTTCATGTACTGAAGTCCAGGTGACACGGTTGGTTTCACATCTCTCAACTATATAGTGCATAATTTCTGCACCACCATTTTCTTGAGGTGGTCCCCAGGTCAAAGTGCATTTCTCTGCTGTCAGACCAGTGACACCCAATGGCCCAGAGGATGGTCCAGGACGGTCCAGAACCTTACAGTTTACAGACAAGGACCTGGTACCAGCAATGTTCTGTACTGTTACAATGTACTGGCCAGAGTCTCTTCGGATAGTGTCTCTGACTAGTAATGTGTTGGTGCTGTGTGTTGAAGTGATCTCTATTCTTGCCTTGGCCTCAATCCTTTCACCATCCTTTGACCATGAAATGACTGGACGCGGGCACCCTGAAATATCTGCATCGATTCTCAGAACATCTCCAGCTTTGACAATGACCAATTTCTTATACTTGTTATCCAAGACAATGCGAGGTAGAACCACGTCATCCTTGACTGTGATGGCACCTGTGCATTGTGATGGCTCACTGAGTACTCCAGCTGAGTTCTTCGCGATAACATGGAATTCATATTGTACGTCTTCCGTAAGTTCTATAATTTCGAAGCATGTTTCCTGGAGATTGGTGAAATTGCACTTTAGCCAACATCCATCCGGAAGCTCCCTGCGTTCAACAATGTAGCCAGTCACCTTGGCTCCACCGTCATTCTCTGGCTTGGACCAAGTAAGAGAAACTGAAGTTCTTGTGATGTCTGTGACTGTAAGGTTAGCAGGAGGATCACATGGATCTCTTGCAGCTACAGGATCGGAAGCTTTGGTGCAAGGTCCAATGCCAGCAATATTCTCAGCAGAAACACGGAATTCATACCGCAAGCTTTCTTCAATGCCATTCACTTTAAATTCTGTTTCAGCAATGGGACGTCCTCTGTTAGTCTTTGTCCAGCGAATACTGCTATAGTCCTTCATTTCCAGGTGATAACCGATGATTGGACTTCCACCGTCACTGGCTGGTTCATTCCATGTAACCAACATGAAGGACTTTGTAGCTTGGGCAACTTGGAGGGTAGTGGGAGGGCCAGGTGTCTTGAAGGGGTACTGTGCAACAACTGGATCAGATTCCACAGCATGGCTCATGCCGTAGCGGTTTTCAGCTGCAATTCGGAATTGATATTCAGTGCCTTGTGTCAAGCGAGGAACTTTAATAGATGTTCTGGCAACTGTGGCTGAAACAGTCTTCCAGGTTGTAGTGGTAGTATCTCTCTTCTCTACAACGTAGTTGCCGATGGGACATCCTCCATCGTAGCGTGGGGGATCCCAAGACAGTGAAATATAGTCAGCGCTCACTTCATCGACCTTGATTGCACCTGGTGGGCCAGGTTTATCCAAGATGATAACAGCTATTACCGCTGATTTTCTGCCAACTGTGTTGGTTAAGGTGATCTCATAGTTCCCGGATTCCTCCCTGGTTGTGTTTCTGATAGTGATTTTTGATGAGTTATTAGATGTTAGAACGCTAACCCTGGTTGTCTCCTTCAATTCAGCACCATCTTTCTTCCATGAAACCTCAGGTTCAGGTCTTCCCTTGAATGGAACATCAATCTTCAGATCATCTCCTGCCTTGACACTGTATGAGTGGCTCATTAGATCTATGACGGGTTCCATTGTGTTGTCATTTACTGGCTTGGCCAGTGGCTTCGTGTCACTCCTGTCTGTAATATTTGTTCCATCTTTGGTCTCAGATGGTACGCCGACTCCATACTCGTTTTCACCAGTGACTCTGAAGTAGTACACTCCTCCCTCTTGTAGGTCTGACACTCTGTAGGTCAGACGAGGACATGAATCTGTGACTCTGGTCCATCCCTTGTTGCTCACCTCACGAATATCAACAAGGTAGTTTGTGACCGCAGCGCCGCCTTCGTTTTCTGGGGTATCCCATGTAACTGTTGCAGAGCTCTTGGTGACATCCTTGACCCCAACACGGCATGGCGGGCCAGGAGAGTCAAGAACCCTGACGTTTAATGTACATGTGACTTTTCCAGCAGCGTTTTGTAAAGTCACCGTATATTTTCCAGAGTCGTCTCTTGTTGCTTGTTCCACTGTGATAGACGTGACGGTATCAGTGGTATGAATACTGGCCCTCACTCTCAGGTCAACATCTGCCTTGTCCCACATAACGTTAGGAACAGGCTTGCCCCTGAATGGCACAGTTAAGGTGAATGAACCGCCGTCCTTTACGAGAAGAGTCTTTCGCATCTCATTGCTGATATTAAACTGTGGTTCCTCTTCTCTGTCCTCAGCTACTTGTGGATCAGTGGGAGGGCTTGGCTCACTGACACCAATCTTGTTGATGGATTTGACAACAAATATGTATTCTGCTCCTGATGTCAATCCAACGACAGTGAATTCAGTGTTCTCTGTGTTTGAAACACCGACGCACCAGTCCTCTTCATCCGTTCTCTTACATTCAACACAGTATCCTGTTACAGATGCTCCCCCATCAAACAATGGCTTATTCCATGAAAGAGTTACAGAAGTCTTGGTTGAGTCAATGACTTTGGGTTTAGCTGGTGGCGATGGCAGGAATTGTGGATCCTCCGCTTTTGTCAGTTGGCAAGGAATACTTGGGGGACTCAAGCCTGCAGCATTTTCTGCATAGACTCTGTACTCATACTCACACCCCTCACAGAGATTGGATGCCTTGACCCTAAGGTCATACACAGGCTTCGTGTTCACCTGTACCCAGCGCAATCCAGATTTCTCTCGTTTCTCAATAACGTAGCCAGAAATGCTGCTTCCTCCATCGGACTCAGGTCTTTTCCAACAGATTGTCATCGTCTCACTTGTTATACTGGTGATTTCAACATCTGTCGGTGCAGCAGGGACAGTGAATGGATCTGTGGCCATGGTTGGCTCACTCTCCAAGGCTTCACCTTCTCCATATTCATTCACTGCCCTTACTCTGAAGATGTATTCTTTTCCTTTACGCAGATTGGTGACCTTGCATGTTGTAGCCTTCATGTCTTCATGTACTGAAGTCCAGGTGACACGGCTGGTTTCACATCTCTCAACTATATAGTGCATAATTTCTGCACCACCGTTTTCTTGAGGTGGTCCCCAGGTCAAAGTGCATTTCTCTGCTGTCATACCGGTGACACCCAATGGCCCAGAGGATGGTCCAGGGCGGTCCAGAACCTTACAGTTTACAGACAAGGACCTGGTACCAGCAATGTTCTGTACTGTTACAATGTACTGGCCAGAGTCTCTTCGGATAGTGTCTCTGACTAGTAATGTGTTGGTGCTGTGTGTTGAAGTGATCTCTATTCTTGCCTTGGCCTCAATCCTTTCACCATCCTTTGACCATGAAATGACTGGACGCGGGCACCCAGAAATATCTGCATCGATTCTCAGAACATCTCCAGCTTTGACAATGACCAATTTCCTATACTTGTTATCCAAGACAATGCGAGGTAGAACCACGTCATCCTTGACTGTGATGGCACCTGTGCATTGTGATGGCTCACTGAGTACTCCAGCTGAGTTCTTCGCGATAACATGGAATTCATATTGTACGTCTTCCGTAAGTTCTATAATTTCGAAGCGTGTTTCCTGGAGATTGGTGAAATTGCACTTTAGCCAACATCCATCCGGAAGCTCCCTGCGTTCAACAATATAGCCAGTCACCTTGGCTCCACCGTCATTCTCTGGCTTGGACCAAGTAAGAGAAACCGAAGTTCTTGTGATGTCTGTGACTGCGAGGTTAGCAGGAGGATCACATGGATCTCTTGCTGCTACGGGATCGGAAGCTTTGGTGCAAGGTCCAACGCCGGCAATATTCTCAGCAGAAACACGGAATTCATACCGCAAGCTTTCTTCAATGCCATTCACCTTAAATTCTGTTTCAGCGATGAGACGTCCTCTGTTAGTCTTTGTCCAGCGAATACTGCTATAGTCCTTCATTTCCAGGTGATAACCGACGATTGGACTTCCACCGTCACTGGCTGGTTCATTCCATGTAACCAACATGAAGGACTTTGTAGCTTGGGCAACTCGGAGGGTAGTGGGAGGGCCAGGTGTCTTGAAGGGGTACTGTGCAACAACTGGATCAGATTCCACAGCATGGCTCATGCCGTAGCGGTTTTCAGCTGCAATACGGAATTGATATTCAGTGCCTTGTGTCAAGCGAGGAACTTTAATAGATGTTCTGGCAACTGTGGCTGAAACAGTCTTCCATGTTGTAGTGGTAGTATCTCTCTTCTCTACAACGTAGTTGCCGATGGGACATCCTCCATCGTAGCGTGGGGGATTCCAAGACAGTGAAATATAGTCAGCGCTCACTTCATCTACCTCGATTGCACCTGGTGGGCCAGGTTTATCCAAGATGATAACAGCTATTACCGCTGATTTTCTGCCAACTGTGTTGGTTAAGGTGATCTCATAGTTCCCGGATTCCTCCCTGGTTGTGTTTCTGATAGTGATTTTTGATGAGTTATTAGATGTTAGAACGCTAACCCTGGTTGTCTCCTTCAATTCAGCACCATCTTTCTTCCATGAAACGTCAGGTTCAGGTCTGCCTCTGAATGGAACATCGATC is part of the Coregonus clupeaformis isolate EN_2021a unplaced genomic scaffold, ASM2061545v1 scaf1996, whole genome shotgun sequence genome and encodes:
- the LOC121556206 gene encoding titin isoform X1, yielding MEKKSIKLLPRMEVIKAFERTVLTVIDCIRIDGGQFVLSLSNVAGKKDIPVNVKVLDRPGPPDGPMKITGVTAEKATLHWSHPLQDGGASVSHYIIEKRVTNRMSWTVVQPETQAVSYKVTKLAPGTEYIFRVKAVNKFGTGEPLESDPVTARCPFKPPRAPSTPEASAVTSDSMVLTWNRPEDDGGSEIDGYVVEKRDKDGVRWTKCNKRRLNDIRFRCTGLTEGHSYEFRVSAENSAGVGVPSEPTGYIKACDPLYPPGPPYNPRVTDHSTTTVSLSWTKPIYDGGAAVKGYAVEMKEVTDEEWTICTPPTGVEETHFTVKRLKENGEYNFHICAINTEGVGDPADVPGTIVTTERLEAPEIELDSDLRKMVSVRACATLRLFVPFRGRPEPGVKWSKMEGPLTERAHIEVTSSYTVLVIHTVNRLDTGKYVLTLENVSGMKSAFINVSVLDSPSAPECFEVKDITRDSVSLSWEPPLIDGGAKITHYIVEKREAQRRAFTSVSDNCGRNRMKIDNLIEGGLYYFRVLAVNELGVGLPAETPEPIKVSQAPLPPGKVTVVAVTHDSVSLSWEKPDDDGGSRIKCYIVEMQTKSDDKWTVCTEIRGLVSTIDGLLTGEEYSFRISAVNETGKSEPKILAEAVVVKDNTVEPVVDLMCNTFSVKAGDDLKIDVPFRGRPEPDVSWKKDGAELKETTRVSVLTSNNSSKITIRNTTREESGNYEITLTNTVGRKSAVIAVIILDKPGPPGAIEVDEVSADYISLSWNPPRYDGGCPIGNYVVEKRDTTTTTWKTVSATVARTSIKVPRLTQGTEYQFRIAAENRYGMSHAVESDPVVAQYPFKTPGPPTTLRVAQATKSFMLVTWNEPASDGGSPIVGYHLEMKDYSSIRWTKTNRGRLIAETEFKVNGIEESLRYEFRVSAENIAGVGPCTKASDPVAARDPCDPPANLAVTDITRTSVSLTWSKPENDGGAKVTGYIVERRELPDGCWLKCNFTNLQETRFEIIELTEDVQYEFHVIAKNSAGVLSEPSQCTGAITVKDDVVLPRIVLDNKYRKLVIVKAGDVLRIDADISGCPRPVISWSKDGERIEAKARIEITSTHSTNTLLVRDTIRRDSGQYIVTVQNIAGTRSLSVNCKVLDRPGPSSGPLGVTGMTAEKCTLTWGPPQENGGAEIMHYIVERCETSRVTWTSVHEDMKATTCKVTNLRKGKEYIFRVRAVNEYGEGEALESEPTMATDPFTVPAAPTDVEITSITSETMTICWKRPESDGGSSISGYVIEKREKSGLRWVQVNTKPVYDLRVKASNLCEGCEYEYRVYAENAAGLSPPSIPCQLTKAEDPQFLPSPPAKPKVIDSTKTSVTLSWNKPLFDGGASVTGYCVECKRTDEEDWCVGVSNTENTEFTVVGLTSGAEYIFVVKSINKIGVSEPSPPTDPQVAEDREEEPQFNISNEMRKTLLVKDGGSFTLTVPFRGKPVPNVMWDKADVDLRVRASIHTTDTVTSITVEQATRDDSGKYTVTLQNAAGKVTCTLNVRVLDSPGPPCRVGVKDVTKSSATVTWDTPENEGGAAVTNYLVDIREVSNKGWTRVTDSCPRLTYRVSDLQEGGVYYFRVTGENEYGVGVPSETKDGTNITDRSDTKPLAKPVNDNTMEPVIDLMSHSYSVKAGDDLKIDVPFKGRPEPEVSWKKDGAELKETTRVSVLTSNNSSKITIRNTTREESGNYEITLTNTVGRKSAVIAVIILDKPGPPGAIKVDEVSADYISLSWDPPRYDGGCPIGNYVVEKRDTTTTTWKTVSATVARTSIKVPRLTQGTEYQFRIAAENRYGMSHAVESDPVVAQYPFKTPGPPTTLQVAQATKSFMLVTWNEPASDGGSPIIGYHLEMKDYSSIRWTKTNRGRPIAETEFKVNGIEESLRYEFRVSAENIAGIGPCTKASDPVAARDPCDPPANLTVTDITRTSVSLTWSKPENDGGAKVTGYIVERRELPDGCWLKCNFTNLQETCFEIIELTEDVQYEFHVIAKNSAGVLSEPSQCTGAITVKDDVVLPRIVLDNKYKKLVIVKAGDVLRIDADISGCPRPVISWSKDGERIEAKARIEITSTHSTNTLLVRDTIRRDSGQYIVTVQNIAGTRSLSVNCKVLDRPGPSSGPLGVTGLTAEKCTLTWGPPQENGGAEIMHYIVERCETNRVTWTSVHEDMKATTCKVTNLRKGKEYIFRVRAVNEYGEGEALESEPTMATDPFTVPAAPTDVEITSITSETMTICWKRPESDGGSSISGYVIEKREKSGLRWVQVNTKPVYDVRVKASNLCEGCEYEYRVYAENAAGLSPPSIPCQLTKAEDPQFLPSPPAKPKVIDSTKTSVTLSWSKPLFDGGASVTGYCVECKRTDEEDWCVGVSNTENTEFTVVGLTSGAEYIFVVKSINKIGVSEPSPPTDPQVAEDREEEPQFNISNEMRKTLLVKDGGSFTLTVPFRGKPVPNVMWDKADVDLRVRASIHTTDTVTSITVEQATRDDSGKYTVTLQNAAGKVTCTLNVRVLDSPGPPCRVGVKDVTKSSATVTWDTPENEGGAAVTNYLVDIREVSNKGWTRVTDSCPRLTYRVSDLQEGGVYYFRVSGENEYGVGLSAETKYGAMITEKPSPPPTIEVTEITKESVSLAWVKPENDGGSRITSYRVDALEKGQDKWVKCGVTKSVHFVVYDLKEATEYLFRVRAENHAGFSDPTEMALPVLVKGQLEPPEINMNKFPDNMVYVRAGSNLKCEIPLTGKPVPKISLSKADVVLKSTMRFNSEVTPEYLIINLRESAATDSGRYDICASNSSGACRSFVNIVVLDRPSAPVGPVGMSEVTEDSVSLTWLPPHYDGGSPITNYIILKRETTSADWTEVSSVVVKCTMKIMKLVTGLEYQFRIRAENRYGISEYIDSPIVRVDLNYTVPEAPSPPIVTSVTRESITVAWAEPNRNGGRPIVGYHLQMKDKNSILWQTVNKTVIRATHFKVTNVIAGLIYEFKVAAENAAGCSPLSKISDAVLAIDACEPPTNVRITHIRKTSIRLEWLKPSYDGGSKVTGYLIEKKEGERDRWTKANLTNVSDTHCTVTDLNECVVYEFRVMAKNAAGSVSNPSDTAGPVMCVDTDAYEED
- the LOC121556206 gene encoding titin isoform X2 yields the protein MEKKSIKLLPRMEVIKAFERTVLTVIDCIRIDGGQFVLSLSNVAGKKDIPVNVKVLDRPGPPDGPMKITGVTAEKATLHWSHPLQDGGASVSHYIIEKRVTNRMSWTVVQPETQAVSYKVTKLAPGTEYIFRVKAVNKFGTGEPLESDPVTARCPFKPPRAPSTPEASAVTSDSMVLTWNRPEDDGGSEIDGYVVEKRDKDGVRWTKCNKRRLNDIRFRCTGLTEGHSYEFRVSAENSAGVGVPSEPTGYIKACDPLYPPGPPYNPRVTDHSTTTVSLSWTKPIYDGGAAVKGYAVEMKEVTDEEWTICTPPTGVEETHFTVKRLKENGEYNFHICAINTEGVGDPADVPGTIVTTERLEAPEIELDSDLRKMVSVRACATLRLFVPFRGRPEPGVKWSKMEGPLTERAHIEVTSSYTVLVIHTVNRLDTGKYVLTLENVSGMKSAFINVSVLDSPSAPECFEVKDITRDSVSLSWEPPLIDGGAKITHYIVEKREAQRRAFTSVSDNCGRNRMKIDNLIEGGLYYFRVLAVNELGVGLPAETPEPIKVSQAPLPPGKVTVVAVTHDSVSLSWEKPDDDGGSRIKCYIVEMQTKSDDKWTVCTEIRGLVSTIDGLLTGEEYSFRISAVNETGKSEPKILAEAVVVKDNTVEPVVDLMCNTFSVKAGDDLKIDVPFRGRPEPDVSWKKDGAELKETTRVSVLTSNNSSKITIRNTTREESGNYEITLTNTVGRKSAVIAVIILDKPGPPGAIEVDEVSADYISLSWNPPRYDGGCPIGNYVVEKRDTTTTTWKTVSATVARTSIKVPRLTQGTEYQFRIAAENRYGMSHAVESDPVVAQYPFKTPGPPTTLRVAQATKSFMLVTWNEPASDGGSPIVGYHLEMKDYSSIRWTKTNRGRLIAETEFKVNGIEESLRYEFRVSAENIAGVGPCTKASDPVAARDPCDPPANLAVTDITRTSVSLTWSKPENDGGAKVTGYIVERRELPDGCWLKCNFTNLQETRFEIIELTEDVQYEFHVIAKNSAGVLSEPSQCTGAITVKDDVVLPRIVLDNKYRKLVIVKAGDVLRIDADISGCPRPVISWSKDGERIEAKARIEITSTHSTNTLLVRDTIRRDSGQYIVTVQNIAGTRSLSVNCKVLDRPGPSSGPLGVTGMTAEKCTLTWGPPQENGGAEIMHYIVERCETSRVTWTSVHEDMKATTCKVTNLRKGKEYIFRVRAVNEYGEGEALESEPTMATDPFTVPAAPTDVEITSITSETMTICWKRPESDGGSSISGYVIEKREKSGLRWVQVNTKPVYDLRVKASNLCEGCEYEYRVYAENAAGLSPPSIPCQLTKAEDPQFLPSPPAKPKVIDSTKTSVTLSWNKPLFDGGASVTGYCVECKRTDEEDWCVGVSNTENTEFTVVGLTSGAEYIFVVKSINKIGVSEPSPPTDPQVAEDREEEPQFNISNEMRKTLLVKDGGSFTLTVPFRGKPVPNVMWDKADVDLRVRASIHTTDTVTSITVEQATRDDSGKYTVTLQNAAGKVTCTLNVRVLDSPGPPCRVGVKDVTKSSATVTWDTPENEGGAAVTNYLVDIREVSNKGWTRVTDSCPRLTYRVSDLQEGGVYYFRVTGENEYGVGVPSETKDGTNITDRSDTKPLAKPVNDNTMEPVIDLMSHSYSVKAGDDLKIDVPFKGRPEPEVSWKKDGAELKETTRVSVLTSNNSSKITIRNTTREESGNYEITLTNTVGRKSAVIAVIILDKPGPPGAIKVDEVSADYISLSWDPPRYDGGCPIGNYVVEKRDTTTTTWKTVSATVARTSIKVPRLTQGTEYQFRIAAENRYGMSHAVESDPVVAQYPFKTPGPPTTLQVAQATKSFMLVTWNEPASDGGSPIIGYHLEMKDYSSIRWTKTNRGRPIAETEFKVNGIEESLRYEFRVSAENIAGIGPCTKASDPVAARDPCDPPANLTVTDITRTSVSLTWSKPENDGGAKVTGYIVERRELPDGCWLKCNFTNLQETCFEIIELTEDVQYEFHVIAKNSAGVLSEPSQCTGAITVKDDVVLPRIVLDNKYKKLVIVKAGDVLRIDADISGCPRPVISWSKDGERIEAKARIEITSTHSTNTLLVRDTIRRDSGQYIVTVQNIAGTRSLSVNCKVLDRPGPSSGPLGVTGLTAEKCTLTWGPPQENGGAEIMHYIVERCETNRVTWTSVHEDMKATTCKVTNLRKGKEYIFRVRAVNEYGEGEALESEPTMATDPFTVPAAPTDVEITSITSETMTICWKRPESDGGSSISGYVIEKREKSGLRWVQVNTKPVYDVRVKASNLCEGCEYEYRVYAENAAGLSPPSIPCQLTKAEDPQFLPSPPAKPKVIDSTKTSVTLSWSKPLFDGGASVTGYCVECKRTDEEDWCVGVSNTENTEFTVVGLTSGAEYIFVVKSINKIGVSEPSPPTDPQVAEDREEEPQFNISNEMRKTLLVKDGGSFTLTVPFRGKPVPNVMWDKADVDLRVRASIHTTDTVTSITVEQATRDDSGKYTVTLQNAAGKVTCTLNVRVLDSPGPPCRVGVKDVTKSSATVTWDTPENEGGAAVTNYLVDIREVSNKGWTRVTDSCPRLTYRVSDLQEGGVYYFRVSGENEYGVGLSAETKYGAMITVSSRFQKNPARHQPSKSPRSPRKVSHLHGSSLRMTAVAESPVIESMLLRRVRING